The Pedococcus dokdonensis region CTACCCCCGCCGGGCGGTCGCGGTCCGGCAGGATGACGACCATGTCCCCGGCGAACGGCTACGACGTCATCGGGCACTGAAGGTACGGACCCCTCTGTCAGGTTCGACGCGGCCCGAGTGTCCCGACCGGCTGAGGCGAGGCTCACAACCTACGCGCTAGTAACCTACGCGACCGTAGGTTACAGTGGGTCCATGACCACGGTACCCGCACCCCGCTCTCCGCAGGGACCCGTCGAGACTGTCGTCGCCGCAGTGAAGCCCCACCTGCGCGGCTGGCTGCACGCCGGCATGGTCCCGCTCGCGGTCGCGGCAGGCATCGTCCTGATCGCGCTCGCCCCCACGACTCCCGCCCGCCTCGCCGCCGTCGTCTTCAGCGTCTCGGCCTGGCTGCTGTTCGGCACCTCGGCCGTCTACCACCGCGGCAACTGGTCGCCGAAGGTCGCCGGGATCCTGAAGCGGATGGACCACTCCAACATCTTCCTGATCATCGCCGGCACCTACACGCCGTTCGCGCTGCTGTTGCCCAAGGACGACGCCCGCACCATGCTGCTCATCGTCTGGATCGGCGCCGTCGCGGGGGTGCTGTTCCGCGTGTTCTGGGTCGGCGCACCGCGCTGGCTCTACACGCCGGTCTACGTCGCCCTCGGCTGGGTCGCGGTCTTCTACCTCGGCCCGTTGCTCAAGTTCGGCGGACCGGCGATCGTGACGCTGATCGCGGTGGGTGGCCTGCTCTACACCGCGGGCGCGCTGGTCTACGGCATCAAGCGGCCGAACCCCTCGCCGCGCTGGTTCGGGTTCCACGAGATCTTCCACACCCTGACCGTCGCCGCGTTCGTGGTGCACTACATCGCGGCGTCGATGTCGGTCTACGGAGCCGGCTCGCCCTCCTGAGGCGTCGCCTCACCCTCCCCCGGACCCTTCGCCGCATCGTCCTGCTGCGCGTGCAGCTGTTCTGCCTCGCGGGCCCGCTCCTCGGAGCGGTAGGACATCCGGCGCATGCGGGCGTTCATGTTGCGCATCAGCAGGTAGAGCGCGATCGCGAGCACGAAGAACGCCACGAAGCCCCACAGCCCGGGCGAGACCATCGCCGAGGGAGCGCCGTTCACGCCTTCGCCTCCTTGCGTCCGTCGTAGGCGATGTCGAGGTCGCCGGCGGTGGCCAGCCGGTCACCGGCTGCGACGTCGGCGATCCCGGCGAAGAGGTCGTCCTCGACCGGCTCGACCGGCACGTACGACACCGCAGCCTCGAAGTCCTCGGTCGGCCACACCGCGACCTGCATCTCGCGCGGCACCTGGAACCACGCCCCGTCGGGGTCGATCTGGGTCGCGTGCGCGAGCAGCGCCTGGTCACGCTGGTCGAAGTAGTCGGCACAGTTCACGCGGGTGGTGATGGTCCGGGCGGTGGCCGGGTCCCAGTCCTTCAGCCAGTCGGCATACGGGCTCTCCACCCCCTGCGCGAGCAAGGCGTCGTGGAACGCCGCGTACTTCGCCCGGTTGTGCGAGTTGTAGTAGATCTTCAGCGGTTGCCAGGGCTGCCCTGCATGCGGGTATGCCGCCGCGTCACCGGCCGCCGCGAAGGCGGACATCGACACCGTGTGGGTCATGATGTGGTCGGGGTGCGGGTAGCCGCCGTTCTCGTCGTACGTCGTCATGACGTGCGGACGGAACCGGCGGATCTCGCGGACCAGTGCCTCGGTCGTCACCTCGATCGGCTCGAGTGCGAAGCATCCCTCTGGCAGTGGCGGCAGCGGGTCGCCCTCGGGCAGCCCCGAGTCGACGAACCCGAGCCAGGTGTGCTCGACCCCGAGGATCTCCTGGGCTCGCGCCATCTCCTCGCGCCGCACCTGGGCCAGGTCACGCTCGATGTGGGGGTCGCCCTTGAGCCGCGGGTTCAGCACGTCGCCGCGCTCGCCCCCGGTGCACGAGACCACCAGCACGTCGTAGCCGGTGGCGGCATACTTCGCCATCGTCGCCGCGCCCTTGCTCGACTCGTCGTCGGGGTGCGCGTGCACCGCCATGAGCCGCAACCGGTCAGCCACCTGCACAACCTCACTCGTCCATCGCCGACAATGGTGTCCGTCCGGCATGAACACCGGACCGCCAGCCATCCTCTCACCCCGCAGAAGGTCAGCCATGCCGCTCCCCCGCCCCGCCCCCGGCACCGGCCGCTGGTGGGTCATCGGCACGATCGGCTGCGCCATCGGGGTCGCGCTCGCGGTGTGGCTCGGGCTGGCCAACAGCCTGGGGCGGGTGACGTGGACCGACACCGACTACAAGGTCGTCGACGATCGCAGCGTGCAGGTGGGTTTCGACGTGCACCGCGACCCCGGCCAGGCGGTCACGTGCACCGTGGAGGCGCAGGACGCCGCCCACGGGGTCGTCGGGGTGATCCAGGTGGCCGTACCGGCCGGGACCGAGCGGTCGGTGCACCAGCAGGTGAGCGTCCGCACCGCGTCGCGAGCCGTGGGCGGCAGCGTCCGCAGCTGCGACAAGACCCCCTGACCCCCACCGCGCAGTCAGCGGGTCCGGGGGCGGACGACGCCAGAGAGGGCGAGGAGACCGACCGTCGTCGTCACGGCCAGCAGCCAGTACTGGAATGCCGCGAGGCCGGTCGTGAGCTCGGCGTTGCCGAGTCCTCCGTCGAAGAAGCCCGAGACGACGCTGACCAGGCAGGCGGCGGCGAGCAGGGCGGCCGCGACGGTGGCCCCCCGACCCGGTCGGCGGGTGGCGAACCAGACCAGCAGCAGCTGCGCGACCACCATCGGCACCGGAGCCGCGAGCAGCGCCTCCGGGCCCCAGGCCTCTCCCCAGGTGTTGACGCCGGCGCGGACCGCGAGCAGCCCACCGACGACGTCGGTGGCCAGCAGGACCAGCATGGCGAGGCGGAGCCGTCGTGCAGCCGGGGACGACGCGGACGGCACCGCGGTGGCGAGGGTGGTGGACATGCGGGTGCTCTCCTGGTGATGGTGAAC contains the following coding sequences:
- the trhA gene encoding PAQR family membrane homeostasis protein TrhA; translated protein: MTTVPAPRSPQGPVETVVAAVKPHLRGWLHAGMVPLAVAAGIVLIALAPTTPARLAAVVFSVSAWLLFGTSAVYHRGNWSPKVAGILKRMDHSNIFLIIAGTYTPFALLLPKDDARTMLLIVWIGAVAGVLFRVFWVGAPRWLYTPVYVALGWVAVFYLGPLLKFGGPAIVTLIAVGGLLYTAGALVYGIKRPNPSPRWFGFHEIFHTLTVAAFVVHYIAASMSVYGAGSPS
- the mca gene encoding mycothiol conjugate amidase Mca, giving the protein MADRLRLMAVHAHPDDESSKGAATMAKYAATGYDVLVVSCTGGERGDVLNPRLKGDPHIERDLAQVRREEMARAQEILGVEHTWLGFVDSGLPEGDPLPPLPEGCFALEPIEVTTEALVREIRRFRPHVMTTYDENGGYPHPDHIMTHTVSMSAFAAAGDAAAYPHAGQPWQPLKIYYNSHNRAKYAAFHDALLAQGVESPYADWLKDWDPATARTITTRVNCADYFDQRDQALLAHATQIDPDGAWFQVPREMQVAVWPTEDFEAAVSYVPVEPVEDDLFAGIADVAAGDRLATAGDLDIAYDGRKEAKA
- a CDS encoding DUF4307 domain-containing protein — translated: MPLPRPAPGTGRWWVIGTIGCAIGVALAVWLGLANSLGRVTWTDTDYKVVDDRSVQVGFDVHRDPGQAVTCTVEAQDAAHGVVGVIQVAVPAGTERSVHQQVSVRTASRAVGGSVRSCDKTP